In the genome of Dermacentor variabilis isolate Ectoservices chromosome 5, ASM5094787v1, whole genome shotgun sequence, one region contains:
- the LOC142582125 gene encoding uncharacterized protein LOC142582125, translating into MSFAEARFRSDAWLLRLSGCLPPLHRENRLAEGRSRVRCTTAALVVAASLLELTSLLGRSLLGTRHLSMFNGGLFFTIRLLLLAKVSSQLATSLAKSRDTWALVARAADYERKCRQPAQRGSVRCKAAFRQETLSNSL; encoded by the coding sequence atgtCCTTCGCCGAAGCCCGGTTCCGCTCGGACGCGTGGCTTCTCCGCCTGTCCGGCTGCCTGCCGCCCCTGCACCGCGAGAACCGACTGGCGGAAGGGCGCTCCCGCGTGCGGTGCACCACGGCAGCGTTGGTGGTTGCCGCGTCGCTGCTCGAGCTGACTTCCCTGCTGGGCCGCTCCCTCCTTGGGACAAGACACCTGAGCATGTTCAACGGAGGTCTGTTCTTCACCATCAGGCTCCTTCTGTTGGCCAAGGTGTCGTCGCAGCTTGCCACCTCGCTCGCCAAGTCTCGGGACACGTGGGCACTCGTGGCCCGAGCAGCAGACTACGAGCGCAAATGCCGCCAGCCAGCACAGCGCGGATCTGTGCGCTGCAAGGCTGCCTTCAGGCAAGAGACGCTGAGCAACTCTCTCTGA